The Pseudodesulfovibrio sp. JC047 genome includes a window with the following:
- a CDS encoding zinc metalloprotease HtpX: MTSQIKTVLLLGLLTGLLMLLGGAMGGRAGLFLAFGFAMIMNVGSYWYSDTIVLKMYKAQELSPGDAPHIHRVVEEMAQAAGIPKPRIFLVPQDAPNAFATGRNPENAVVAVTRGIVNILNPDELKGVLAHELGHIANRDILIQTIAAVLAGAIVFIANMLQWTAIFGGFSRDDDEGGSPLAALAMAFLAPVAAGLIQMAISRSREYLADATGARLAQNPLHLAGALAKLDAASRQVPLKGNPATENMFIVNPFAGRRAMSLFATHPPIEDRIARLRAMAGATR; this comes from the coding sequence ATGACCAGTCAGATAAAAACCGTTTTACTCTTGGGTCTACTCACCGGCCTGCTCATGCTTTTGGGCGGTGCCATGGGTGGACGAGCCGGTTTGTTTTTGGCGTTCGGATTTGCCATGATCATGAACGTGGGCAGCTACTGGTATTCCGATACAATCGTTCTCAAGATGTACAAGGCGCAGGAACTGTCCCCCGGAGACGCTCCTCATATCCACCGGGTTGTGGAAGAAATGGCACAGGCTGCCGGTATCCCCAAGCCCCGTATTTTTCTTGTTCCGCAAGACGCACCCAACGCCTTTGCGACCGGACGCAACCCTGAAAACGCGGTCGTGGCCGTCACTCGGGGCATCGTCAACATACTCAACCCCGACGAACTCAAAGGCGTTCTGGCGCACGAATTGGGACACATCGCCAATCGCGACATCCTGATCCAGACCATCGCCGCTGTTCTGGCCGGTGCCATCGTCTTCATTGCCAACATGTTGCAATGGACCGCCATCTTCGGCGGTTTTTCCAGAGACGATGATGAAGGGGGCAGTCCTCTCGCAGCACTGGCCATGGCGTTTCTCGCCCCGGTTGCCGCAGGACTGATCCAGATGGCCATTTCCCGCTCACGCGAATATCTGGCCGATGCCACCGGCGCACGACTGGCCCAGAACCCCCTGCATCTGGCTGGTGCGCTCGCCAAGCTGGACGCGGCTTCCCGTCAGGTGCCCCTGAAAGGCAACCCGGCCACGGAAAACATGTTTATCGTCAACCCCTTTGCCGGACGCCGGGCCATGTCCCTGTTCGCGACCCACCCGCCCATCGAGGATCGCATCGCCCGGCTTCGAGCCATGGCAGGAGCCACTCGCTAA